The Miscanthus floridulus cultivar M001 chromosome 17, ASM1932011v1, whole genome shotgun sequence genome has a window encoding:
- the LOC136518832 gene encoding NAC domain-containing protein 90-like, translated as MAELAPGFRFYPTEEELICFYLRNKLSGTRRGDIERVIPVADVCALDPWELSDAAHRGAYSGNEEPWFYFCPRQEREARGGRPSRTTPSGYWKAAGTPGLVYAADGRPIGTKKTMVFYRGRAPAGAKTKWKLNEYKAFEYEYEDDTAPAPPPSHAPQTRSEYSLCRLYTKPGCPRQFDRRPSTVPAAAGGGGGGGENPAPSSAALPNGDQTGQKRKRAAPSDDDTYSSYDDGDDASTQQRLRLAQRGTGDGEGLIEDDMADWLEFLDDWI; from the exons ATGGCCGAGTTAGCCCCCGGGTTCCGCTTCTACCCAACGGAGGAGGAGCTCATCTGCTTCTACCTCCGGAACAAGCTCAGCGGCACCCGCCGCGGCGACATCGAGCGCGTCATCCCCGTCGCCGACGTCTGCGCCCTTGACCCATGGGAGCTCTCAG ATGCGGCGCACCGTGGCGCGTACTCCGGCAACGAGGAGCCGTGGTTCTACTTCTGTCCGCGGCAGGAGCGCGAGGCGCGGGGCGGGCGCCCGAGCCGGACCACGCCGTCGGGCTACTGGAAGGCAGCGGGCACCCCGGGGTTGGTCTACGCCGCCGACGGCCGCCCCATCGGGACCAAGAAGACTATGGTGTTCTACCGCGGCCGCGCACCGGCGGGGGCCAAGACCAAGTGGAAGCTAAACGAGTACAAGGCTTTCGAGTACGAGTACGAGGACGATACAgctccggcgccgccgccgagccatgcTCCCCAG ACGAGGAGCGAGTACAGCCTGTGCCGGCTCTACACCAAGCCCGGGTGCCCGCGGCAGTTCGACCGCCGGCCTAGCACTGTACCAGCCGCggcgggtggcggcggcggcggcggcgagaacCCGGCGCCGTCGTCGGCTGCGTTGCCAAACGGTGACCAAACGGGACAGAAGAGGAAAAGGGCTGCGCCGAGCGACGACGACACATATTCGAGttacgacgacggcgacgacgcctCCACCCAGCAGCGGCTGCGGCTGGCACAGAGAGGGACCGGTGACGGTGAGGGGCTCATCGAGGACGACATGGCCGACTGGTTAGAGTTCTTGGACGACTGGATTTGA